A region of Pyxidicoccus parkwaysis DNA encodes the following proteins:
- a CDS encoding cyclic nucleotide-binding domain-containing protein codes for MELRKLKDKATEAFTKGRFSKAAELYEEYCRADPKDHQSRLRTGDAWAKAGQRDRAIAAYQSAAEGFAKEGFLPRAIAASKLILELDPAHQGVQQMLADLYARRGTPAGARARGPMGSMLSEAPAPAPATTSRLPPEVRAAVAEINLDVDVESDGLAAGGTPVDLSSELPAELSLSVEASAEKGAQAGAEEVVVHSVSVGLSDDAAPGADEILVGEVVEEASDEPLPVVNGVAAEVRAAEEAPAPSESVAVEGFDIETDVSEAPASALPTGAPVAVNVASQTNAAVPPKDSAPAATTVAARPQDGAPASAPAQTPVAARPSATSLPPGLAPRATQRVNQTVAQPQQSSESAANQVPIESAGRTPSGKWKALSSPIGDASATAPVTPASEPAPASTSSAPPGLRPRRAEPQAPAGATALPMRELSPDLGVSLHAAASSSFTELELEADSLLHAVELAAQAGLSQRTALSVPSASDEEEVYSLTEEVTSDGRAVSELPSVPLFSDLPRDAFIELFERCPLRRFGPGERIIEQGTHGDAFYVICEGAVRVFRTENGERQDLATLEGGACFGEMALLSGAARTASVEGASDDTQLLEISAPVLAELSRRYPLVAKALKKFCRQRLLTNVMNSSALFRPFNRKDRRTLVERFRARDVEREDIIIRDGDQTDGLYVVLSGEVDVSKDGHLLTKLKEGDLFGEISLLQKTPATATVTAARHTTLLRLPREDFDALISSHPQILVLISELSDERLQRTRRVLGQATPSGVTPAEGDEELILV; via the coding sequence ATGGAGCTGCGAAAGCTCAAGGACAAGGCAACGGAAGCCTTCACCAAGGGCCGCTTCTCCAAAGCCGCGGAGCTGTACGAGGAATACTGTCGGGCCGACCCGAAGGACCACCAGTCGCGCCTGCGCACGGGGGACGCCTGGGCCAAGGCCGGTCAGCGCGACCGGGCCATCGCCGCGTATCAGTCCGCCGCCGAGGGCTTCGCCAAGGAGGGCTTCCTCCCGCGCGCCATCGCCGCGAGCAAGTTGATTCTCGAGCTGGACCCCGCGCACCAGGGCGTGCAGCAGATGCTCGCGGACCTGTACGCGCGCCGGGGGACGCCGGCCGGAGCACGGGCCCGTGGGCCGATGGGCAGCATGCTGTCCGAGGCGCCCGCACCCGCGCCAGCCACCACGTCGCGGCTGCCCCCGGAGGTGCGGGCGGCGGTGGCGGAGATCAACCTGGACGTGGACGTCGAGAGCGACGGGCTGGCGGCCGGCGGGACTCCGGTGGACCTGTCGTCCGAGCTGCCCGCGGAGCTGTCTCTCTCCGTGGAGGCGTCTGCGGAGAAGGGCGCACAGGCTGGCGCGGAGGAGGTGGTCGTCCACTCCGTGAGCGTCGGGCTGTCGGATGACGCGGCGCCGGGCGCCGACGAAATCCTGGTGGGCGAGGTGGTGGAGGAAGCGTCGGACGAGCCGCTTCCGGTGGTGAACGGCGTCGCGGCGGAGGTTCGCGCGGCTGAAGAGGCACCTGCGCCGTCGGAGTCCGTGGCCGTCGAGGGGTTCGATATCGAGACCGACGTGAGCGAGGCTCCGGCCTCCGCGCTCCCGACGGGTGCCCCTGTCGCGGTGAACGTGGCCAGCCAGACGAACGCCGCGGTGCCTCCGAAGGACAGCGCGCCTGCTGCGACGACGGTTGCTGCTCGCCCTCAGGACGGTGCCCCTGCCTCGGCGCCCGCCCAGACTCCGGTCGCCGCGCGTCCCTCCGCGACGTCGCTGCCCCCGGGCCTCGCGCCTCGTGCGACGCAGCGGGTGAACCAGACGGTTGCGCAGCCTCAGCAATCGTCCGAGTCCGCCGCGAACCAGGTTCCCATCGAATCGGCGGGGCGGACTCCGAGCGGCAAGTGGAAGGCCCTCTCATCTCCCATCGGGGACGCGAGCGCGACGGCGCCCGTCACCCCGGCTTCGGAGCCCGCTCCCGCGAGCACTTCCTCCGCGCCTCCCGGACTCCGCCCGCGCCGCGCCGAACCCCAGGCTCCCGCTGGTGCCACCGCGCTTCCGATGCGCGAGCTGTCCCCAGATCTGGGCGTCTCGCTCCATGCCGCGGCCAGCTCGTCCTTCACGGAGCTGGAGCTGGAAGCCGACTCACTGCTGCACGCGGTGGAGCTCGCCGCGCAGGCGGGCCTCAGTCAGCGCACCGCCCTGTCCGTGCCCTCGGCCTCGGACGAGGAGGAGGTCTACAGCCTCACCGAGGAGGTCACCTCCGACGGGCGCGCGGTGAGCGAGCTGCCCTCCGTGCCGCTGTTCTCCGACCTCCCGCGCGACGCCTTCATCGAGCTCTTCGAGCGGTGCCCGCTGCGCCGCTTCGGCCCGGGTGAGCGCATCATCGAGCAGGGCACTCACGGCGACGCCTTCTACGTCATCTGCGAGGGCGCCGTGCGCGTCTTCCGCACGGAGAACGGCGAGCGCCAGGACCTCGCCACGCTGGAGGGCGGCGCCTGCTTCGGTGAGATGGCGCTCCTGTCCGGCGCGGCCCGCACCGCCTCCGTCGAGGGCGCGTCCGACGACACGCAGCTCCTCGAAATCTCCGCCCCCGTGCTGGCCGAGCTGTCCCGCCGCTACCCGCTGGTCGCCAAGGCGCTGAAGAAGTTCTGCCGCCAGCGCCTCCTCACCAACGTGATGAACAGCTCCGCGCTCTTCCGGCCCTTCAACCGGAAGGACCGGCGCACGCTGGTGGAGCGCTTCCGTGCGCGCGACGTCGAGCGCGAAGACATCATCATCCGCGACGGCGACCAGACGGACGGCCTCTACGTGGTGCTCTCCGGCGAGGTCGACGTCAGCAAGGACGGCCACCTCCTCACGAAGCTGAAGGAGGGCGACCTCTTCGGAGAAATCTCCCTCCTGCAGAAGACGCCGGCCACCGCGACCGTGACGGCCGCGCGTCACACCACGCTGCTGCGGCTGCCGCGCGAGGACTTCGACGCGCTCATCTCCAGCCACCCGCAGATTCTCGTGCTCATCTCCGAGCTGAGCGACGAGCGCCTCCAGCGCACCCGGCGCGTGCTGGGCCAGGCCACTCCCTCCGGTGTGACTCCGGCGGAGGGTGACGAGGAGCTCATCCTGGTGTGA
- a CDS encoding general secretion pathway protein GspE, which translates to MDAGLLTETQLRSALAEQRKWGGRLGLTLVQMGFVDESSMVHALSRQLAIPTVDLETFSPSPVAIQALRADIAERYTVFPTAADPANKLLTVATADPTNVESLQELAFHTGQRIQVVVAAASSIERAIRRNYHGEVTSPTATPLTFGIDEPTFELAPPSETESAPTTSTSRASGHPSPRESELVQRVEELSQQVSSLERMVAQQARSLRAMLELLETRGLVTRDDYLAKVR; encoded by the coding sequence ATGGACGCCGGACTGCTCACGGAGACGCAATTGCGCTCCGCGCTCGCCGAGCAGCGCAAGTGGGGCGGCAGGCTGGGCCTCACGCTGGTGCAGATGGGCTTCGTGGACGAGAGCTCCATGGTCCATGCCCTGTCGCGGCAGCTGGCCATTCCCACGGTGGACCTGGAGACCTTCTCTCCGTCGCCGGTGGCCATCCAGGCGCTCCGGGCGGACATCGCCGAGCGCTACACCGTGTTTCCCACGGCCGCGGACCCGGCCAACAAGCTGCTCACCGTGGCCACGGCGGACCCCACCAACGTGGAGTCGCTCCAGGAATTGGCCTTCCACACCGGCCAGCGCATCCAGGTCGTCGTGGCGGCCGCGTCGTCCATCGAGCGCGCCATCCGCCGCAACTACCACGGCGAGGTCACCTCTCCCACGGCGACGCCGCTGACGTTCGGCATCGACGAGCCCACCTTCGAGCTGGCCCCGCCCTCCGAGACTGAGTCCGCCCCGACGACGTCGACGTCGCGCGCGTCGGGACACCCGAGCCCTCGCGAGAGCGAGCTGGTCCAGCGCGTGGAGGAGCTGTCCCAGCAGGTGTCCAGCCTGGAGCGCATGGTGGCCCAGCAGGCCCGCTCGCTGCGGGCGATGCTGGAGCTGCTGGAGACGCGGGGGCTGGTGACTCGCGACGACTACCTCGCGAAGGTGCGCTGA
- a CDS encoding SLC13 family permease, producing MALAIFLFTYVFIAGARLPFLKLDRPGGALVGAVLMVVLGVVTPAEVFGHSDDPGRHAIDADTIILLLGMMLLAAYLSQAQFFRTAGAWAVRRAHTPRLLLVAVTFISAVLSAFLVNDTVCLMLTPLVLVTVEDAKLPPAPYLLAVCMGSNSGSVATFTGNPQNMLIQGASGLSYASFAAYMALPALLSTAIVTAALVYLFRYDLPTKRFDVQPPPPPVDRGLLWLTLVVLTGVVAAFFAGLPMSWSALAGATLVMALSGREPRESLERGVDWVLLLFFASLFVVVYGVNKHGWAEGIRELFSPLMVGPPWRETLGFAGLTLVASNLFSNVPFVMLARSWVPTLQNVELGWHVLALGSTLAGNLTLVGSVANLIVFEAARGKVNMTFLGYLRIGLPVTLVSFVVGLAVLLAEHALF from the coding sequence GTGGCCCTCGCCATCTTCCTGTTCACCTACGTCTTCATCGCCGGTGCGCGCCTCCCGTTCCTGAAGCTGGACCGGCCCGGCGGCGCGCTGGTGGGCGCCGTGCTCATGGTGGTGCTCGGTGTCGTCACGCCCGCCGAGGTCTTCGGCCACAGCGACGACCCCGGGCGGCACGCCATCGACGCGGATACCATCATCCTGTTGCTCGGGATGATGCTGCTCGCGGCCTACCTGTCCCAGGCACAGTTCTTCCGCACCGCCGGTGCCTGGGCCGTCCGCAGAGCGCACACGCCCCGGCTGCTATTGGTGGCCGTGACGTTCATCTCCGCGGTGCTGTCCGCGTTCCTCGTCAACGACACGGTGTGCCTGATGCTCACGCCGCTGGTGCTCGTCACGGTGGAGGACGCGAAGCTGCCGCCCGCGCCGTACCTGCTCGCGGTGTGCATGGGCAGCAACAGCGGCTCGGTGGCGACCTTCACCGGCAACCCGCAGAACATGCTCATCCAGGGCGCCTCCGGCCTGTCCTACGCCAGCTTCGCCGCGTACATGGCCCTGCCCGCCCTGCTCTCCACGGCCATCGTCACCGCCGCGCTCGTGTACCTCTTCCGGTACGACCTGCCCACGAAGCGCTTCGACGTGCAGCCGCCTCCGCCGCCCGTGGACCGGGGGCTGCTGTGGCTCACGCTCGTCGTGCTCACCGGAGTCGTGGCGGCCTTCTTCGCCGGCCTGCCCATGAGCTGGAGCGCCCTGGCCGGCGCCACGCTGGTCATGGCCCTGTCCGGCCGCGAGCCGCGCGAGTCGCTGGAGCGCGGCGTGGACTGGGTGCTGCTGCTCTTCTTCGCCAGCCTCTTCGTCGTCGTCTACGGCGTGAACAAGCACGGCTGGGCCGAGGGCATCCGCGAGCTCTTCTCACCGCTCATGGTCGGCCCGCCCTGGCGCGAGACGCTCGGCTTCGCGGGGTTGACGCTGGTGGCGTCCAACCTCTTCAGCAACGTGCCCTTCGTCATGCTCGCGCGCTCGTGGGTGCCCACGCTGCAGAACGTGGAGCTGGGCTGGCACGTGCTCGCGCTGGGCTCCACGCTCGCGGGCAACCTCACCCTCGTCGGCAGCGTGGCCAACCTCATCGTCTTCGAAGCCGCGCGCGGGAAGGTGAACATGACCTTCCTCGGCTATCTCCGCATCGGCCTGCCCGTCACGCTCGTCAGCTTCGTCGTGGGGCTGGCGGTGCTCCTCGCTGAGCACGCGCTGTTCTGA
- a CDS encoding DEAD/DEAH box helicase: protein MKPEKETDAFGGPRRTPWNAPRGLDAVLQGWRSDRQLWPSFVLDEASPAKAGTFAPVPEDVAPQVREALRQRGIEQLFSHQAEAYRLARAGKSLVIATPTASGKSLCYNLPLLDRFAREPQARALYLFPTKALSRDQEESLRALMREAGLSHGAITFDGDTPADARRAARERSGVLLTNPDMLHTGILPHHASWARLFSNLRYVVIDELHTYRGVFGSHLANVLRRLQRVARFHGADPVFIAASATIGNPQAHARRMLGREVELVSESGAPSGERRVMVFNPPVVNAELGIRASYLKTAVRLTADLVRAGVSTLLFGQSRNNIEVMLKYLRDRFVEEKLDPSLIQGYRGGYLPGTRRATEAALRAGEVRCVVATNALELGIDIGSLDAVVCAGYPGSVAALMQRFGRAGRRGAGSLALLVTSSAPLDQYLAADPRFLIGAPVEHARIDPDNVEILVQHLKCASFELPFEEGEPFGDVPPESTVEALGFLAQHEVVHPTVGEAGKRVFHWSTDAYPANHVSLRSVGWDNVVIIERGTDRTLAEMDFRSAHTMLHEQAIYQHEGEQYQVEHFDYENHKAFVRKVAPDYFTDAMTYVRVHVIQEDQSTPMGPDLHAGMGEVSVIEKVVGYKKIKFHTHENVGYGDVALPEMQMHTTSLWLTVPESVVRSMRAPRPAVIDALRGVATALRTVACVGLMIDPRDVGKTLGSKDDAEGPPRKDGGVGFDPTIFLYDNVPGGVGLAARLYDQRDELMLRARRLLESCPCEDGCPACIGPAAGATPGNAPVEPFSRKRLGLEVLSALGVAGMQ, encoded by the coding sequence ATGAAGCCTGAGAAGGAAACGGACGCCTTCGGTGGGCCCCGGCGCACCCCGTGGAACGCGCCTCGCGGGTTGGATGCAGTCCTCCAGGGGTGGCGCTCGGACCGGCAGCTCTGGCCCAGCTTCGTGCTCGACGAGGCCTCACCCGCCAAGGCCGGCACCTTCGCGCCCGTGCCCGAGGACGTGGCGCCCCAGGTCCGCGAGGCCCTGCGCCAGCGCGGAATCGAGCAGCTCTTCTCGCACCAGGCCGAGGCGTACCGGCTGGCCCGCGCGGGGAAGAGCCTCGTCATCGCCACGCCCACCGCGTCCGGCAAGAGCCTCTGCTACAACCTGCCGCTGCTGGACCGCTTCGCGCGTGAGCCGCAGGCGCGCGCCCTGTACCTGTTTCCCACCAAGGCGCTGTCGAGAGACCAGGAGGAATCGCTCCGCGCGCTGATGCGCGAGGCGGGCCTGTCCCACGGCGCGATTACGTTCGACGGGGACACTCCGGCGGATGCGCGGCGGGCCGCTCGCGAGCGCAGCGGCGTGCTGCTCACCAACCCGGACATGCTGCACACCGGCATCCTCCCGCACCACGCGAGCTGGGCGCGGCTGTTCTCCAACCTGCGCTACGTCGTCATCGACGAGCTGCACACGTATCGCGGCGTGTTCGGCTCGCACCTCGCCAACGTGCTGCGGCGTCTTCAGCGCGTGGCTCGCTTCCACGGTGCGGACCCGGTGTTCATCGCGGCGTCGGCCACCATCGGCAATCCGCAGGCGCATGCGCGGCGGATGCTCGGGCGCGAGGTGGAGCTGGTATCCGAGAGCGGGGCGCCGTCCGGCGAGCGCCGGGTCATGGTGTTCAACCCGCCCGTGGTGAATGCGGAATTGGGCATCCGCGCGAGCTACCTCAAGACGGCGGTGCGCCTCACGGCGGACCTGGTGCGCGCGGGCGTGTCCACGCTGCTGTTCGGCCAGTCGCGCAACAACATCGAGGTGATGCTCAAATACCTCCGCGACCGCTTCGTCGAGGAGAAGCTGGACCCGTCGCTCATCCAGGGCTACCGGGGCGGCTACCTGCCGGGCACGCGCCGCGCCACGGAGGCGGCACTGCGCGCGGGCGAGGTTCGCTGCGTGGTGGCCACCAACGCGCTGGAGCTGGGCATCGACATCGGCTCGCTGGACGCGGTGGTGTGCGCGGGTTACCCGGGCTCGGTGGCGGCGCTGATGCAGCGCTTCGGACGGGCAGGGCGCCGAGGGGCGGGGAGCCTCGCGCTGCTGGTGACGTCGAGCGCGCCGCTGGACCAGTACCTGGCCGCGGACCCGCGCTTCCTCATCGGCGCGCCGGTGGAGCACGCGCGCATCGACCCGGACAACGTGGAGATTCTCGTCCAGCACCTCAAGTGCGCGTCCTTCGAGCTGCCCTTCGAGGAGGGTGAGCCCTTCGGTGATGTGCCTCCCGAGTCGACGGTGGAGGCGCTCGGGTTCCTCGCGCAGCACGAGGTGGTGCACCCCACGGTGGGCGAGGCGGGGAAGCGCGTGTTCCACTGGTCCACGGATGCGTACCCGGCCAACCACGTGTCGCTGCGCAGCGTGGGCTGGGACAACGTCGTCATCATCGAGCGCGGCACGGACCGGACGCTGGCGGAGATGGACTTCCGCTCGGCGCACACCATGCTGCACGAGCAGGCCATCTACCAACACGAGGGCGAGCAGTACCAGGTCGAGCACTTCGACTACGAGAACCACAAGGCCTTCGTGCGCAAGGTGGCGCCGGACTACTTCACGGACGCGATGACGTACGTGCGCGTGCACGTCATCCAGGAGGACCAGTCCACGCCGATGGGGCCGGACCTCCACGCGGGCATGGGCGAGGTCAGCGTCATCGAGAAGGTGGTGGGCTACAAGAAGATCAAGTTCCACACGCACGAGAACGTGGGCTACGGCGACGTGGCGCTGCCGGAGATGCAGATGCACACCACGTCGCTCTGGCTGACGGTGCCGGAGTCCGTGGTGCGCTCGATGCGCGCGCCCCGGCCCGCGGTCATCGATGCGCTCCGTGGAGTGGCCACGGCGCTGCGTACGGTGGCGTGCGTGGGGTTGATGATCGACCCGAGGGACGTGGGCAAGACGCTGGGCAGCAAGGACGATGCGGAAGGGCCGCCTCGCAAGGATGGGGGCGTGGGATTCGACCCGACCATCTTCCTGTATGACAACGTGCCTGGCGGCGTAGGGCTGGCCGCGCGGCTGTATGACCAGCGCGATGAGTTGATGCTGCGCGCGCGGAGGTTGCTGGAGTCGTGCCCGTGCGAGGACGGGTGCCCGGCGTGCATCGGACCGGCGGCGGGGGCGACTCCGGGGAATGCTCCGGTGGAGCCGTTCTCACGCAAGCGGCTGGGGCTCGAAGTCCTGTCGGCGCTGGGCGTCGCGGGGATGCAGTAG
- a CDS encoding ribonuclease H-like domain-containing protein, whose translation MLVDWSKRQETSSARRAQAPAPPRPGPLPVEARSTAFGTVHVSERVLPPEHRHGSAPLAGALDVEGELVASLALQAELAGVDFQRMLFLDTETTGLAGGTGTVPFLVGLAWFEGRSLRVHQLFLRKLGEESPMLRVLAERMAQSSCLVTFNGKSFDWPLLRTRFVLNRVPTPTELPHLDLLHCARRVFKHRGSGARLVQMEETVLGHRRVGDVDGSLIPELYFRFLRGGDGSALTPVLEHNVNDLLLLAALLGELVRRFRAGSVGASVSSSEDPRDLLGFAGVALRARDYERAQAFARAAAAGDNGAVGVEALALASRLCRKAGDSATAAEHLHRALRSARGFQAATLHLELTKLYEHALKDLPKALQHARLAAAAELPEDHQRRVARLEGRIARLARAYPLDLAARPERSGV comes from the coding sequence ATGCTCGTGGACTGGTCGAAGCGCCAGGAGACTTCCTCCGCGCGGCGCGCTCAGGCTCCGGCACCGCCGCGCCCCGGTCCACTGCCCGTGGAAGCGCGGTCGACGGCGTTCGGCACGGTGCATGTCTCCGAGCGCGTCCTTCCTCCCGAGCACCGTCATGGCAGTGCGCCGCTCGCGGGAGCACTCGACGTGGAGGGCGAGCTGGTCGCGAGCCTCGCGCTCCAGGCGGAGCTCGCGGGCGTGGATTTCCAGCGGATGCTCTTCCTCGACACGGAGACCACGGGTCTCGCGGGCGGCACGGGCACGGTGCCGTTCCTGGTGGGCCTCGCCTGGTTCGAGGGGCGCTCGCTCCGCGTCCACCAGCTCTTCCTTCGCAAGCTGGGCGAGGAGTCGCCGATGCTTCGCGTGCTCGCGGAGCGCATGGCGCAGTCCTCATGCCTCGTGACGTTCAACGGCAAGAGCTTCGACTGGCCGCTGCTGCGTACACGCTTCGTGCTCAACCGCGTGCCGACTCCCACCGAGCTTCCGCACCTGGACCTGCTGCACTGTGCCCGCCGCGTCTTCAAACACCGGGGCTCTGGTGCACGGCTCGTCCAGATGGAGGAGACCGTCCTCGGTCATCGTCGCGTCGGTGACGTGGATGGCTCGCTCATTCCCGAGCTGTACTTCCGCTTCCTGCGCGGTGGCGATGGTTCGGCGCTGACTCCCGTGCTGGAGCACAACGTCAACGACCTGCTGCTCCTGGCCGCGCTGCTGGGCGAGTTGGTGCGGCGCTTCCGCGCGGGCAGTGTCGGCGCCTCGGTGTCGTCCAGTGAGGACCCGCGAGATCTGCTGGGCTTCGCGGGAGTGGCACTGCGCGCTCGGGACTATGAGCGCGCGCAGGCCTTCGCCCGTGCTGCCGCAGCGGGCGACAACGGCGCGGTGGGCGTGGAGGCGTTGGCCCTCGCTTCGCGCCTGTGTCGGAAGGCAGGGGACTCCGCGACGGCGGCGGAGCACCTGCACCGGGCGCTGCGGTCCGCGCGGGGCTTCCAGGCTGCCACGCTCCATCTGGAGCTGACCAAGCTCTACGAGCACGCGCTCAAGGACCTGCCGAAAGCACTCCAGCACGCGCGGCTCGCAGCGGCCGCCGAGCTTCCCGAGGACCATCAGCGCCGCGTCGCTCGGCTCGAAGGACGCATTGCCCGCCTGGCCCGGGCATATCCGCTGGACCTCGCCGCGCGGCCCGAGCGCTCCGGAGTGTGA
- a CDS encoding RNA ligase family protein, translating into MRFRPFLKMPASRDVKDRAGPGGTWVALEKLHGAQLVVGVRGGSVRFGKRKAWLADDEPFFGWQLLRAELTDSALRLAHAMGAEGRDVYLYGELFGGRYPHPDVPAVPGMAPVQTGIWYAPDLRWAVFDVLVADSEEDEGVLLAHHEVEALAREARLLTPPVVRRGPRSEMGTVPTRATTRIPALLGLPPLSDNVAEGLVIKADARAAPGERMAWKRKIEEFDEARFDESAAWDAGQRLSLEELCAWAARLVNPARIASAVSKCGRASRAVVLDEVVLDVRVDLELAFPTAYRALTPAEEERLDASLRERAAPEVDAALR; encoded by the coding sequence ATGCGCTTCCGTCCCTTCCTCAAGATGCCCGCGTCCCGAGACGTGAAGGACCGCGCCGGCCCGGGAGGTACCTGGGTGGCCCTGGAGAAGCTCCATGGCGCGCAGCTGGTTGTGGGCGTGCGCGGGGGCTCGGTCCGGTTCGGCAAGCGGAAGGCCTGGCTGGCGGATGATGAGCCGTTCTTCGGCTGGCAGCTCCTCCGCGCGGAGCTGACGGACAGTGCGCTGCGGTTGGCCCATGCCATGGGCGCCGAGGGGCGTGACGTGTACCTGTACGGCGAGCTCTTCGGCGGCCGCTACCCGCACCCGGACGTGCCCGCGGTGCCCGGGATGGCGCCCGTGCAGACCGGCATCTGGTATGCGCCGGACCTGCGGTGGGCGGTGTTCGACGTGCTCGTGGCTGATTCGGAGGAGGACGAGGGCGTGTTGCTCGCGCACCACGAAGTGGAGGCGCTGGCTCGCGAGGCGAGGCTGCTGACGCCGCCGGTGGTGCGGCGTGGACCGCGCTCGGAGATGGGCACCGTGCCCACGCGGGCCACGACGCGGATTCCCGCCCTGCTCGGCCTTCCGCCGCTCTCGGACAATGTGGCCGAGGGACTGGTCATCAAGGCGGATGCGCGCGCGGCCCCGGGTGAGCGCATGGCCTGGAAGCGGAAGATCGAGGAGTTCGACGAGGCACGCTTCGACGAGAGCGCCGCGTGGGATGCGGGACAGCGACTGTCGCTGGAGGAGCTGTGCGCGTGGGCGGCACGGCTGGTCAATCCGGCGCGCATCGCGAGCGCGGTGTCCAAGTGCGGCCGGGCGTCGCGGGCAGTGGTGCTCGACGAAGTGGTGCTGGACGTGCGCGTGGACCTGGAACTGGCGTTCCCGACGGCCTACCGCGCGCTCACGCCCGCCGAGGAGGAGCGGCTGGACGCCAGCCTCCGCGAGCGAGCGGCGCCGGAGGTTGACGCAGCACTCCGGTAG
- a CDS encoding FKBP-type peptidyl-prolyl cis-trans isomerase: MKITKDSVVSIDFRLDLGDGKTVDESEPGEPLVYLQGYDELVPGLEKALEGKAKGDTLQVTVTPDEGYGDYDPDGLEEVPRSEFPEGLELVAGGVLSATDPDGDEVDFFIKEVKGDTVLVDFNHPLAGKTLHFNVTVRDVRAATPEELEHGHAHGPHDHDHDEEHDHGDGEKHDH; encoded by the coding sequence ATGAAAATTACCAAGGACAGCGTCGTCTCCATCGATTTCCGCCTCGACCTCGGTGACGGGAAGACGGTGGACGAGAGCGAGCCCGGCGAGCCGCTCGTCTACCTGCAAGGGTACGACGAGCTCGTTCCCGGCCTGGAGAAGGCGCTGGAGGGCAAGGCGAAGGGTGACACCCTGCAGGTCACCGTCACCCCCGACGAGGGCTATGGCGACTACGACCCGGATGGCCTCGAGGAGGTCCCCCGCAGCGAGTTCCCCGAGGGCCTGGAGCTCGTCGCCGGCGGCGTGCTCAGCGCCACCGACCCGGATGGCGACGAGGTCGACTTCTTCATCAAGGAAGTGAAGGGCGACACCGTGCTGGTGGACTTCAACCACCCGCTCGCCGGCAAGACGCTCCACTTCAACGTCACCGTGCGTGACGTGCGCGCCGCCACGCCCGAGGAGCTCGAGCACGGCCACGCGCATGGTCCGCATGACCATGACCACGACGAGGAGCACGACCACGGCGACGGCGAGAAGCACGACCACTGA
- a CDS encoding PASTA domain-containing protein, producing MALNPFIARHVNPGEPLTAQAWNDVVDGVDGLHKYLEAYVHTVKVRITTPGVDLASVRVTATSTGSPPIEAVRPVPPDKIHYLQGLVPGAYAIRAEAPGYAVATSNVAITETSGDLSLDLALTATHIPMPSVFGMTLTQARTALSAQAITVARLLDTQGKDLPPSTPGPEYDLSLVLVQTPPAGTLVPVGGSTVALAVAVAPKIETTVEVPSMAGLTLVEAKKALEALGLVLGKVQNLQK from the coding sequence ATGGCGCTCAACCCCTTCATCGCCCGGCACGTCAACCCCGGAGAGCCACTCACCGCGCAGGCGTGGAATGACGTGGTCGACGGCGTCGACGGCCTGCACAAGTACCTCGAAGCCTACGTCCACACCGTCAAGGTGCGCATCACCACGCCCGGCGTGGACCTGGCCTCGGTGCGCGTCACCGCCACCTCCACCGGCTCGCCGCCCATCGAGGCCGTGCGGCCCGTGCCGCCGGACAAAATCCACTACCTCCAGGGGCTCGTCCCCGGTGCGTATGCCATCCGCGCCGAGGCGCCCGGCTACGCGGTGGCCACCAGCAACGTCGCCATCACCGAGACGTCCGGAGACCTCTCGCTGGACCTGGCGCTCACCGCCACGCATATCCCCATGCCCTCGGTGTTCGGCATGACGTTGACGCAGGCGCGCACCGCGCTGAGCGCGCAGGCCATCACCGTCGCGCGCTTGTTGGATACGCAGGGCAAGGACCTGCCGCCGTCCACGCCGGGGCCCGAGTACGACTTGTCACTGGTGCTCGTGCAGACGCCTCCCGCGGGCACGCTGGTGCCGGTGGGCGGCAGCACGGTGGCGCTCGCCGTGGCGGTGGCGCCGAAGATTGAGACCACCGTGGAGGTGCCGTCGATGGCGGGCCTCACGCTGGTGGAGGCGAAGAAGGCCCTGGAGGCGCTGGGGCTGGTGCTCGGCAAGGTTCAGAACCTGCAGAAGTGA